In Marivirga salinae, a single window of DNA contains:
- the tviB gene encoding Vi polysaccharide biosynthesis UDP-N-acetylglucosamine C-6 dehydrogenase TviB, with amino-acid sequence MTNFALHLDYSMKKIAVIGLGYVGLPLAAEFGKKRPTIGFDINQRRIDELSNGFDRTLEVDSNELKETKHLSYTSEVNDLAEAQIYIVTVPTPINEYKQPDLTPLKMASATVGKTLKKGDIVIYESTVYPGCTEDDCVPILEKESGLKFNQDFFCGYSPERINPGDKEHRLPTIKKVTSGSTPEIAEEVDQLYKEIITAGTHKAATIKVAEAAKVIENSQRDLNIAFVNELALIFDKMGIDTADVLEAAGTKWNFLPFKPGLVGGHCIGVDPYYLTHKAEALGYHPQVILAGRRINDNMGAHVASSVVKLMAQKGSVIKGSKALVLGITFKENCPDIRNSKVIDVIKELTSYGIDVEVYDPQADKEEVKHEYGVDLIDKPSSGYNAIVLAVSHKEFKDFNLSNHLSSNGVTYDIKGFFERGLVNKRL; translated from the coding sequence ATGACTAATTTTGCACTTCATTTGGATTATAGTATGAAAAAAATCGCTGTTATTGGTTTAGGCTATGTGGGACTACCCTTGGCCGCAGAATTCGGAAAGAAAAGACCTACAATTGGCTTTGATATTAATCAAAGGCGTATTGATGAGCTTTCTAATGGATTTGATCGTACTTTAGAAGTAGATTCAAATGAATTAAAGGAGACCAAACATTTATCTTACACTTCTGAAGTAAATGATTTAGCAGAAGCTCAGATTTATATAGTAACCGTCCCAACTCCTATCAATGAATATAAACAACCAGATTTAACTCCATTGAAAATGGCTTCTGCTACCGTAGGCAAGACATTGAAAAAGGGAGATATAGTAATTTATGAATCTACAGTATACCCAGGTTGTACAGAAGATGATTGCGTGCCCATTTTAGAAAAAGAAAGTGGCTTGAAATTCAATCAAGACTTTTTTTGTGGTTATTCACCAGAAAGAATCAACCCGGGAGATAAAGAGCACAGATTACCGACTATTAAAAAAGTAACTTCAGGAAGCACTCCTGAAATTGCTGAGGAGGTAGATCAATTATATAAAGAAATTATTACCGCTGGAACTCATAAAGCTGCTACTATAAAAGTAGCAGAGGCAGCAAAAGTAATTGAAAACTCACAAAGAGATTTGAATATTGCTTTCGTTAATGAGTTGGCTTTGATTTTTGACAAAATGGGTATCGACACTGCCGATGTTTTAGAGGCAGCCGGTACTAAATGGAATTTCTTGCCGTTTAAACCAGGGCTAGTTGGTGGTCATTGCATAGGCGTTGATCCTTATTATTTGACCCACAAAGCAGAAGCTCTGGGTTACCATCCTCAAGTTATTTTAGCTGGAAGAAGAATCAATGATAATATGGGAGCTCATGTGGCTAGTTCTGTTGTAAAACTAATGGCTCAAAAAGGATCCGTAATTAAGGGCTCTAAGGCATTAGTTTTGGGCATTACTTTTAAAGAAAATTGTCCTGACATCAGAAACAGTAAAGTAATAGATGTGATTAAAGAATTAACTTCGTACGGAATTGATGTAGAAGTTTATGATCCACAAGCGGATAAAGAAGAGGTTAAACATGAGTATGGGGTTGATTTAATTGACAAGCCTAGCTCAGGTTATAATGCTATTGTTTTAGCAGTTTCACATAAAGAATTTAAAGATTTCAACTTATCCAACCATTTAAGCAGTAATGGAGTCACTTATGACATTAAAGGATTTTTTGAGAGAGGATTAGTAAATAAAAGGTTGTAA
- a CDS encoding DUF368 domain-containing protein gives MRSIKEYFVLLLKGIAMGSADVVPGVSGGTIAFITGIYDELLNSIKSVDGTAFRLLFHFKFKEFWSHINGNFLITLVLGIAISIFSLAKLISFLLSTYPVLVWSFFFGLIIISAVLVARDIEKKDWKAIIAGIVGIFIAYFITSASPAQTPETWWFVLIAGAIAICAMILPGISGAFILLILGKYKYMFEAIDAFDIVTIAIFIVGCIIGLLSFARLISWFLRNYQSITVAVLAGFMIGSLNKVWPWKVIDSFRINSDGEQVPLFDHNVLPKEFLLETGQDPQLFQAILMASLGILLVVAIEKIASMFNVKKVNK, from the coding sequence GTGCGGTCGATTAAGGAATATTTTGTTCTACTTTTAAAAGGTATTGCAATGGGAAGTGCTGATGTTGTCCCTGGGGTTTCAGGGGGTACCATCGCATTTATTACAGGGATATATGATGAATTGCTGAACAGCATCAAATCAGTTGATGGCACAGCATTCAGATTATTATTTCATTTTAAATTCAAAGAATTCTGGAGCCATATCAATGGTAACTTTCTTATTACCTTAGTATTAGGAATTGCCATCAGTATTTTTAGCTTAGCCAAGCTTATTAGTTTTCTCTTAAGCACGTACCCCGTTTTGGTTTGGTCATTTTTCTTTGGCTTAATCATTATCTCAGCGGTATTAGTAGCCCGAGACATTGAAAAGAAAGATTGGAAAGCAATTATAGCTGGTATTGTCGGTATTTTTATTGCTTATTTTATTACTTCGGCTTCTCCTGCCCAAACTCCAGAAACCTGGTGGTTTGTGCTTATTGCAGGAGCTATTGCTATTTGCGCCATGATTTTACCAGGTATTTCAGGAGCTTTCATTCTTTTGATTTTAGGGAAATATAAGTACATGTTTGAGGCTATTGATGCATTTGACATAGTCACGATAGCTATATTTATAGTGGGTTGTATTATTGGACTTTTAAGTTTTGCAAGATTGATTTCCTGGTTTTTAAGAAATTATCAATCTATTACGGTTGCTGTCCTTGCAGGATTTATGATAGGCTCTTTAAACAAAGTATGGCCATGGAAAGTAATTGATAGTTTTCGAATCAATAGCGATGGTGAGCAGGTGCCATTATTTGACCATAATGTTTTGCCGAAGGAATTTTTATTGGAGACTGGACAGGATCCACAACTATTTCAGGCTATACTAATGGCAAGTTTAGGTATTTTGTTGGTTGTAGCTATTGAGAAAATTGCCTCTATGTTTAATGTTAAGAAAGTGAATAAATGA
- a CDS encoding LolA family protein encodes MRRLTIIMVLCIYSISAFAQNDPKAKEILDKMSAKYSNIPGFTATFTQTLENKMEDITDTFKGEIVVSGDKFKADVAGQLIVNNNETVWTYLRDANEVTINNYDEEAGEMNPSKIYKAYQEGYKYLYMAGEGNAQYHVIDLVPEDKDESFYKIRLKIDKKTNLLDKWTIFDRAGNIFNYEVTNFKVDDSLTAEDFVFNPSEYPDIEVLDFR; translated from the coding sequence ATGAGAAGATTAACAATAATTATGGTGCTATGTATTTATAGCATCTCAGCATTCGCACAAAATGACCCAAAAGCGAAAGAGATTTTGGATAAAATGAGCGCTAAGTACAGTAATATTCCAGGGTTTACTGCCACTTTCACTCAAACTCTAGAAAATAAAATGGAAGATATTACCGATACTTTTAAAGGAGAGATCGTTGTAAGTGGTGATAAATTCAAGGCAGATGTTGCTGGGCAGTTAATCGTTAATAATAATGAAACCGTTTGGACTTATCTGAGAGACGCAAACGAAGTGACCATCAATAATTATGATGAAGAAGCTGGAGAGATGAACCCAAGTAAGATTTATAAAGCTTATCAAGAAGGATACAAATATTTATACATGGCAGGAGAGGGGAATGCTCAGTACCATGTAATTGATTTAGTGCCAGAAGATAAGGATGAGTCATTTTACAAAATCAGATTGAAAATCGATAAAAAAACTAATTTATTGGATAAATGGACAATTTTCGATAGAGCAGGAAATATATTCAATTATGAAGTGACCAACTTCAAAGTGGATGATTCTTTAACTGCTGAAGATTTTGTATTTAATCCTTCAGAGTATCCAGATATTGAAGTGTTAGATTTTAGATAA
- the wecB gene encoding non-hydrolyzing UDP-N-acetylglucosamine 2-epimerase: MKHLFVFGTRPEAIKMAPLIRTFQADPSQEVVVCVTGQHREMLDQVLDFFEIKPDHDLNLMAPNQTLYDITAKALLGLKPILAEEKPDNIFVQGDTTTAFIGALAGFYEKIKVSHIEAGLRSGDLYSPFPEEGNRKLAGHLANFHFAPTDRAVNNLKLEGIIDNVHQVGNTVIDALLLGLDIIKEKGEESYQDFFKDIDFSKRVILVTGHRRESFGGPFENMCNAMKDIALAYPDTELVYPVHLNPNVRNTVNEILTGVDNVKLIEPLAYPYLIWLMNKSFFVLTDSGGIQEEAPSLGKPVLVMRDVTERQEGVEAGTAKLVGTDYDVIMKEAKLLLDDEKHYKNMANAVNPYGDGTTSQKVLTILKSQQ, encoded by the coding sequence TTGAAACACTTATTTGTATTTGGTACTCGTCCGGAGGCTATTAAAATGGCGCCATTAATCCGAACATTTCAAGCTGATCCTAGTCAGGAAGTAGTGGTTTGCGTTACTGGGCAACATAGAGAAATGTTGGATCAGGTTTTAGATTTTTTTGAAATCAAACCAGATCATGACCTAAACTTAATGGCTCCAAATCAGACCTTATATGATATTACAGCTAAAGCACTTTTAGGATTAAAACCCATTTTAGCTGAAGAGAAACCAGACAATATTTTTGTACAGGGAGATACGACCACTGCATTTATTGGTGCTTTGGCAGGATTTTACGAAAAAATTAAAGTATCTCATATTGAAGCAGGTTTAAGAAGTGGCGATCTATATTCACCATTCCCAGAAGAAGGTAACAGGAAGTTAGCAGGACATTTAGCTAATTTCCATTTTGCACCAACCGACAGAGCGGTTAATAATTTAAAATTAGAAGGAATAATAGATAACGTTCATCAGGTGGGCAATACAGTTATTGATGCCTTATTATTAGGACTTGATATTATAAAGGAAAAAGGAGAAGAATCATATCAGGATTTCTTTAAAGATATAGATTTTTCTAAAAGAGTGATTTTAGTAACGGGACACAGACGTGAAAGCTTTGGTGGACCTTTTGAAAATATGTGCAATGCCATGAAAGACATTGCTTTAGCTTATCCGGATACGGAATTAGTTTATCCTGTTCATTTAAACCCTAATGTTAGAAATACGGTAAACGAAATTTTAACAGGAGTTGATAATGTAAAGCTAATTGAACCATTAGCTTATCCTTATTTGATTTGGTTAATGAATAAATCATTTTTTGTATTGACAGACTCAGGAGGAATACAGGAAGAAGCACCTTCTTTAGGTAAACCAGTTTTAGTAATGCGTGATGTAACAGAAAGACAGGAAGGTGTTGAAGCAGGAACAGCCAAATTGGTTGGTACTGATTATGATGTGATTATGAAAGAAGCTAAATTGCTTTTGGACGATGAGAAGCATTATAAAAATATGGCAAATGCAGTAAATCCATATGGTGATGGCACAACCAGTCAAAAAGTGTTGACTATTTTAAAATCTCAGCAATAA
- the pyrF gene encoding orotidine-5'-phosphate decarboxylase, whose product MNYQELSQQIKSKSSYLCVGLDTDINKIPKHLLKEKDPIFEFNKQIIDATIDYAVAYKPNIAFYEALGIKGWESLQKTIEYLPKDVFTIADAKRGDIGNTSKMYAKAFFEEMNFDSITVAPYMGSDSVEPFLEFEDKWVILLALTSNEGGKDFQFEELKSGVTLYQKVLEVSQKWGTKENLMYVVGATRSKEFQEIRKSVPNHFLLVPGVGAQGGDLEELSKYGLNANGGLLVNSSRGIIYSSSEKDFAKVAGTKAKEIQEQMKGYLERFS is encoded by the coding sequence ATGAACTACCAAGAACTTTCCCAACAAATCAAATCTAAATCAAGCTACCTCTGTGTTGGTTTGGATACAGATATCAATAAAATTCCAAAGCATTTATTAAAAGAGAAAGATCCAATCTTTGAATTCAATAAGCAGATTATTGATGCTACTATTGATTATGCGGTGGCTTACAAACCAAATATTGCCTTTTATGAAGCCTTGGGAATAAAAGGCTGGGAAAGTTTACAAAAGACTATAGAATATCTACCCAAAGATGTTTTTACGATAGCCGATGCTAAAAGAGGAGATATTGGCAATACTTCTAAAATGTATGCAAAAGCATTTTTTGAGGAAATGAATTTTGATTCCATCACTGTAGCACCTTATATGGGAAGTGATTCGGTCGAGCCATTTCTTGAATTTGAAGATAAATGGGTAATTCTATTGGCTTTAACTTCTAATGAAGGTGGAAAGGACTTTCAGTTTGAAGAATTGAAATCAGGTGTAACACTTTATCAAAAAGTGTTGGAGGTTTCTCAGAAATGGGGTACGAAGGAAAACTTAATGTATGTTGTGGGAGCCACCCGCTCCAAAGAATTTCAAGAAATCCGAAAATCAGTACCCAATCATTTTTTATTGGTTCCAGGTGTTGGTGCCCAAGGTGGTGATTTGGAAGAGCTTTCAAAATATGGTTTGAATGCAAATGGCGGCTTATTGGTCAATTCTTCAAGAGGGATTATTTACTCTTCTTCAGAAAAGGACTTTGCTAAAGTAGCTGGAACAAAAGCTAAAGAAATTCAAGAACAGATGAAAGGGTATTTGGAGAGATTTAGTTGA
- a CDS encoding FtsK/SpoIIIE family DNA translocase — protein sequence MAKNTYKSNTFKKGEKEKKSTKLNFQWNFLKDRRLQLAFGFFLLTASIFLFTAFVSYLFTGKADMSVLQSVSETGIKASGSEMDNWLGLLGAQSAYYFIFKWFGLAAFLIPPFLFLAGYRITFDKVIFSIKSAFTFMLFFLFWFSLLLGFMVFESGKITAFSFLCGGIGYELAVLFNSLFGWGTYLVLILSLLIFIVFYFDVTSLLFFHSKTANDEQVGDENEKVSFSEEKSEDEIDQAVTSTKKQEDVVEDDESFDEASTWTVAEQKPKKAQPQEELTMEVENTLENKVVQEEPPQKEEKPEMEVEESDFDEKLGKKVENYDPTLDLSSYKYPTLDLLADHDSGKVKVTQEELEANKDKILETLTNFKIKIQSIKATIGPTVTLYEIVPEAGVKISKIKNLEDDIALSLAALGIRIIAPIPGKGTIGIEVPNKNREMVSMKSVLATDKFLKSDKELPIIMGKTISNDVFIADLAKMPHLLMAGATGQGKSVGLNVMLASLIYKKHPSQLKFVLVDPKKVELTLFNKLERHFLAMLPGTEEPIITDTKKVVNTLNSLCIEMDNRYDLLKDAGCRNLKEYNNKFISRKLNPEKGHKFLPYIVLVIDELADLMMTAGKEVETPIARLAQLARAIGIHLIIATQRPSVNVITGIIKANFPARLSFRVTSKIDSRTILDTGGSEQLVGMGDMLLSQGSDLIRLQCPFIDTPEIDEVVEYIGNQRGYERAYQLPEFSGDDDDSKVGEVDLSERDALFDEAAKLIVLHQQGSTSLIQRKLKLGYNRAGRLIDQLEAAGIVGSFEGSKAREVLIPDEYSLEQLLTNIDKNH from the coding sequence ATGGCAAAGAATACTTATAAATCAAATACTTTCAAAAAAGGGGAGAAGGAGAAAAAATCTACCAAATTAAATTTCCAATGGAATTTTCTAAAGGATAGAAGATTGCAATTGGCTTTTGGGTTCTTTCTGTTAACTGCCTCTATTTTTTTATTTACAGCTTTTGTTTCCTATTTATTTACAGGAAAAGCTGATATGAGCGTATTGCAATCTGTTTCGGAAACAGGTATTAAAGCTTCAGGTTCAGAAATGGATAACTGGCTTGGACTATTGGGTGCACAATCTGCTTATTATTTTATTTTCAAATGGTTTGGCTTAGCTGCCTTTCTAATTCCACCTTTTTTATTTTTAGCAGGTTATCGTATTACTTTCGATAAAGTGATCTTCTCAATTAAAAGTGCTTTTACTTTTATGTTGTTTTTCCTTTTTTGGTTCAGTTTACTTTTAGGCTTTATGGTATTCGAATCGGGGAAAATTACAGCTTTCTCCTTTTTATGTGGCGGAATAGGATATGAATTAGCAGTGCTATTCAATAGCCTTTTCGGTTGGGGGACTTATTTGGTTCTTATTCTTTCTTTATTAATATTCATTGTTTTCTATTTCGATGTTACTTCCCTTCTATTCTTTCATTCCAAAACAGCTAATGATGAACAAGTAGGTGATGAAAATGAAAAAGTAAGCTTTTCTGAAGAAAAGTCTGAGGATGAAATCGATCAAGCAGTGACGTCAACTAAAAAACAAGAGGACGTGGTGGAAGACGATGAATCTTTCGATGAAGCAAGCACTTGGACTGTAGCCGAACAAAAACCTAAAAAAGCCCAGCCCCAAGAAGAATTGACTATGGAGGTGGAAAATACATTGGAAAATAAGGTTGTGCAGGAAGAACCTCCTCAAAAAGAAGAGAAGCCGGAAATGGAAGTAGAGGAGTCTGACTTCGATGAGAAATTAGGCAAAAAAGTAGAGAATTATGACCCTACTTTAGACTTGTCTTCATATAAATATCCAACACTTGATCTTTTAGCAGATCATGATTCTGGAAAAGTGAAAGTTACCCAAGAAGAGCTTGAAGCTAATAAAGATAAGATTTTGGAGACTTTGACCAATTTCAAAATCAAAATCCAAAGTATTAAGGCTACTATTGGGCCTACCGTTACACTTTATGAAATTGTACCAGAAGCGGGTGTAAAAATCTCCAAGATCAAAAACCTTGAGGATGATATTGCATTAAGCTTGGCTGCTTTAGGTATTCGTATTATTGCTCCAATTCCGGGAAAAGGAACAATCGGTATTGAGGTTCCAAATAAGAACCGTGAAATGGTGAGCATGAAATCGGTATTAGCCACTGATAAATTCCTAAAAAGCGATAAGGAATTGCCTATTATTATGGGTAAAACGATTAGCAATGATGTGTTTATTGCTGATTTGGCTAAAATGCCACACTTACTGATGGCAGGAGCAACCGGGCAAGGTAAATCTGTTGGGTTGAACGTGATGTTGGCTTCCTTGATTTATAAAAAGCATCCTTCTCAATTGAAATTTGTATTGGTTGATCCAAAGAAAGTGGAATTAACACTTTTCAATAAATTGGAAAGACACTTTTTGGCGATGTTGCCTGGAACGGAAGAACCAATTATTACCGATACCAAAAAAGTGGTGAATACGCTAAATTCTCTCTGTATTGAGATGGATAACCGTTATGACTTATTGAAAGATGCAGGTTGTAGAAATCTAAAAGAGTACAATAATAAATTTATCAGCAGAAAATTAAATCCTGAAAAAGGGCATAAGTTTTTACCATATATTGTTTTGGTAATAGATGAGTTAGCGGATTTGATGATGACGGCAGGAAAAGAAGTGGAAACTCCAATTGCACGTTTGGCTCAATTAGCCCGAGCAATCGGAATTCATTTAATTATTGCCACTCAGCGACCTTCAGTTAATGTAATTACAGGTATTATAAAAGCCAACTTCCCTGCCAGATTATCATTTAGAGTGACATCCAAAATTGATTCAAGAACTATTTTAGATACTGGTGGCTCTGAACAATTGGTTGGGATGGGAGATATGCTGCTTTCTCAAGGTTCGGATTTGATTCGTTTGCAATGTCCTTTTATTGACACGCCTGAGATTGATGAAGTAGTGGAATATATAGGAAATCAACGAGGATATGAACGAGCTTATCAACTGCCAGAATTCTCAGGAGATGATGATGACAGCAAAGTAGGGGAGGTCGATTTATCCGAAAGAGATGCTTTATTTGATGAAGCAGCCAAATTGATTGTGTTGCATCAGCAAGGAAGTACTTCATTGATTCAAAGAAAATTAAAATTAGGTTATAATAGAGCTGGTAGATTAATTGATCAGTTGGAGGCTGCAGGAATAGTAGGCTCATTTGAAGGAAGCAAGGCTAGAGAAGTATTAATTCCTGATGAATATAGTTTGGAACAATTATTGACCAATATCGATAAGAATCATTAG
- a CDS encoding phosphosulfolactate synthase produces the protein MNYELKDIPERPAKPRDVGFTMAMDKGLSLREVEDFIDSSGEYTDIVKLGWATSYVTTNLKDKLALYKEAGIPVYFGGTLFEAFIIRDQFEDYRKLLDKYDMPFAEVSDGSIELPHDLKCDYIRKLSEQVTVLSEVGSKDAEKIIPPYQWIELMQTELDAGAWKVIGESREAGNVGLFRASGEVRSGLVQEILTKIPYEKIIWEAPQKAQQVYFIKLVGANVNLGNIAPNEIIPLETIRLGLRGDTFHHFLNNKDLL, from the coding sequence ATGAACTACGAATTAAAAGACATCCCTGAAAGACCAGCAAAACCAAGAGATGTAGGATTTACTATGGCTATGGACAAAGGTCTTAGCCTGAGAGAGGTAGAAGATTTCATTGATAGCAGCGGAGAATATACTGATATAGTAAAATTAGGATGGGCAACTTCCTATGTTACAACTAATCTAAAAGACAAACTAGCACTTTATAAAGAGGCTGGTATTCCAGTTTACTTCGGAGGTACTCTTTTTGAGGCTTTCATCATTAGAGATCAATTTGAGGACTACCGCAAGTTATTGGATAAATATGATATGCCATTCGCAGAAGTATCCGATGGTTCTATTGAGCTGCCACACGACTTAAAATGTGATTATATCAGAAAGCTTTCTGAGCAAGTTACAGTTCTTTCAGAGGTTGGGTCAAAAGATGCTGAAAAAATCATTCCTCCTTACCAGTGGATTGAACTAATGCAAACCGAATTAGATGCAGGTGCGTGGAAAGTAATCGGAGAATCAAGAGAAGCTGGAAATGTTGGTTTGTTCCGTGCCAGCGGTGAAGTTCGTTCAGGCTTGGTACAGGAAATTCTAACTAAAATTCCTTACGAAAAAATTATCTGGGAAGCTCCACAAAAAGCGCAGCAAGTTTATTTCATCAAATTAGTAGGTGCAAATGTAAATCTTGGAAATATAGCTCCAAATGAGATAATTCCTTTGGAAACCATTCGTTTGGGTTTAAGGGGAGATACCTTCCACCATTTTTTAAATAATAAAGATTTACTCTAA
- a CDS encoding shikimate dehydrogenase family protein — translation MKIYGLIGYPLEHSFSGKYFAKKFDKENIKNCEYRLFPLENIQEFEELKRQEIAGLNVTIPYKEKIIPYLDELDEHAQAIGAVNVIQFKNGKTKGYNSDYHGFKDSLLNFLPKEFRSKALILGTGGASKAIKQVLKDLSIPFKVVSRKEGFDFTYKEINDKPEILAGFHLIINTTPLGTYPKVEEKPNLPFKVLTENHYFYDLVYNPSETAFMKAGKKQGAKTINGLEMLVGQAEKSWEIWNKK, via the coding sequence ATGAAAATTTATGGTTTAATCGGTTATCCGCTTGAACACTCCTTTTCCGGAAAATATTTTGCTAAAAAATTCGATAAGGAAAATATTAAAAATTGCGAGTACCGATTATTCCCACTTGAAAACATTCAGGAATTTGAAGAATTAAAACGGCAGGAAATTGCTGGATTGAATGTTACGATTCCTTATAAAGAAAAAATTATTCCTTATTTGGATGAATTAGATGAGCACGCACAAGCCATAGGTGCAGTAAATGTAATCCAGTTTAAAAACGGAAAAACCAAAGGCTATAATTCAGATTATCATGGCTTTAAAGATTCTCTTTTAAATTTCTTGCCAAAAGAATTTAGGTCAAAAGCACTTATTTTGGGAACAGGTGGTGCCTCCAAAGCCATCAAGCAAGTACTGAAAGATTTATCTATTCCATTTAAGGTGGTTTCCCGAAAGGAAGGTTTTGATTTTACTTATAAAGAGATAAATGACAAGCCTGAAATTCTTGCTGGCTTCCATTTAATTATCAACACCACACCATTAGGCACATATCCGAAAGTAGAAGAAAAGCCTAATTTACCTTTTAAAGTGCTAACAGAAAATCATTATTTTTATGATTTGGTTTATAACCCATCTGAAACAGCTTTTATGAAAGCTGGAAAAAAGCAAGGAGCTAAGACTATTAATGGCTTGGAAATGTTGGTGGGTCAGGCTGAGAAGTCTTGGGAGATATGGAATAAAAAGTAA
- a CDS encoding tetratricopeptide repeat protein: MSEFFRNRKDEEKELIKKFENHIQGKDFHFFDVEELEKVVELYLDNDKFMKALKASEFAVEQFPFSVELLILNAHVLASNSKYDSALQVLDRAENIQPNDVDLLLTKANVLTISNRNKEAIECLEKALTFAEDKDEVLFQMGMAYQQLGKYEEAIKNYKSVLEENIDHESAIYELAYCLDVTDQLEGSIAYYEKFIDADPYSYHAWYNLGVVLHKLGKYEKAIEAYEFAVAIDENFASAYFNMGNTYSALEKNNKSLDAFSQTLRIEGPSAEVFCRMAETYDKLDQADLAIKYFQKAVKFDSLYDEAYFGMSLCLIQQEKWIEAVHYSKKAIKINKHESKYWQALANAEYQLGNQNSAIDAYEEAVALDPEEVSLFLDWSFIYYESGDLEIAINIIKEGMEDNPDASELYYRMTAYLIEYGKYKEAFIFLENALVLDFEMHTVLYEFFPRVETQKALFKIIDQFRKDNQ; the protein is encoded by the coding sequence ATGAGCGAATTTTTCAGAAATAGAAAAGACGAAGAGAAAGAGTTGATTAAAAAATTCGAGAATCATATTCAGGGCAAAGATTTCCACTTTTTTGATGTGGAAGAACTTGAAAAAGTGGTTGAATTGTATTTAGACAACGACAAATTCATGAAGGCACTCAAAGCCAGTGAATTTGCAGTAGAACAATTTCCTTTTTCAGTTGAGCTTTTGATTCTCAATGCACATGTTTTAGCTAGTAATTCTAAATACGACAGTGCACTTCAGGTATTGGACAGAGCCGAAAATATTCAGCCCAATGATGTTGATTTATTATTAACCAAGGCGAATGTTTTAACCATTTCAAACAGAAACAAGGAAGCAATTGAGTGCCTAGAAAAAGCACTTACATTTGCTGAAGATAAAGATGAAGTGTTATTTCAGATGGGAATGGCTTATCAGCAACTCGGAAAATATGAGGAAGCCATTAAAAACTATAAATCAGTTTTAGAAGAGAATATAGATCATGAAAGCGCCATTTATGAATTAGCTTATTGCTTAGATGTGACCGATCAGTTAGAAGGAAGCATTGCTTATTATGAGAAATTTATAGATGCTGATCCTTATTCTTATCATGCTTGGTATAACTTGGGCGTTGTACTTCATAAGTTAGGGAAATATGAAAAAGCGATTGAAGCTTATGAATTTGCAGTTGCCATTGATGAGAATTTTGCTTCTGCTTATTTCAACATGGGCAATACCTATTCTGCACTAGAGAAAAACAATAAATCTTTAGATGCCTTTTCTCAAACCTTAAGAATAGAAGGACCAAGTGCCGAAGTATTTTGTCGAATGGCAGAAACTTATGACAAATTAGACCAAGCAGACTTAGCCATAAAATATTTTCAAAAAGCAGTTAAATTCGATTCACTCTATGACGAAGCTTATTTTGGAATGTCTCTTTGCCTCATCCAACAGGAAAAATGGATAGAAGCAGTGCATTATTCCAAAAAAGCAATAAAAATTAATAAACATGAATCAAAATATTGGCAAGCACTAGCCAATGCTGAGTACCAATTAGGCAATCAAAATTCTGCTATTGATGCTTATGAAGAAGCTGTAGCGCTTGACCCTGAAGAAGTTAGCCTGTTTTTGGATTGGTCTTTCATTTACTATGAATCAGGTGATTTAGAGATAGCCATCAATATAATTAAAGAAGGAATGGAGGATAATCCTGATGCTTCTGAGCTTTATTATAGAATGACGGCCTACCTAATTGAATACGGTAAATACAAAGAAGCCTTTATCTTTCTGGAAAATGCATTAGTTTTGGACTTTGAAATGCATACGGTGCTTTATGAGTTCTTCCCAAGGGTTGAAACACAGAAGGCATTGTTCAAAATCATTGATCAATTCAGAAAAGATAACCAGTAA